One genomic window of Haliotis asinina isolate JCU_RB_2024 chromosome 4, JCU_Hal_asi_v2, whole genome shotgun sequence includes the following:
- the LOC137282024 gene encoding uncharacterized protein encodes MDPVQVAIKLRGLLLAHDNAVKEILTLDMQVYKLMQKMTANSSNKCIIRGEQLIQRRWVLEGVKEMFTIYRQIKWQEVQACVNAITKDASGESDTGADWNAETSFNDDDASFTELQVDSSYSEDDEDQEDFYSNDSSYDMMTLSRALSVDDCALHRHA; translated from the exons ATGGATCCAGTTCAAGTTGCCATCAAGCTGAGAGGTCTCCTTCTTGCCCATGACAATGCAGTAAAAGAGATCTTGACCTTAG acatgcaggtgtacaagctgatgcaaaagaTGACGGCCAACTCCTCCAACAAGTGTATAATTCGAGGTGAACAGCTGATCCAGAGACGATGGGTGTTGGAAGGTGTCAAGGAGATGTTtaccatctacagacaaatcaaGTGGCAAGAGGTACAGGCCTGCGTGAATGCCATCACCAAAGATGCTTCTGGAGAAAGTGATACAGGGGCGGATTGGAATGCTGAAACTTCCTTCAATGACGATGATGCTTCTTTCACCGAACTCCAGGTCGACAGCTCATACAGTGAGGACGACGAGGACCAGGAAGACTTCTACAGCAACGACAGCAGCTACGATATGATGACTCTCAGTCGAGCTTTGTCTGTAGACGACTGTGCTCTTCATAGACACGCTTAA